The following coding sequences lie in one Zingiber officinale cultivar Zhangliang chromosome 2B, Zo_v1.1, whole genome shotgun sequence genomic window:
- the LOC122047133 gene encoding ACT domain-containing protein ACR8-like, which yields MWPPTAPRRRPEPNTKISATCRPRRRAPPPSSLSGCAAGVHFHPHPPAPLIPSRFKYFIPSPPPRLNSNSENLSVRPAPSVSSPSHRVKPPQIGMARPANLNEYEKLLLRMDSPRVVIDNAVCGTATLVKVDSARKHGVLLEAVQVLTDLNLTIKKAYISSDGRWFMDVFHVTDQFGRKLTDESVISYLEQSLDTDGVEEPHRPSEEAGLTSLELTGDDRPGLLSEVFAVLVDLGCAVTEAKVWTHAGRIACLVSVKDELSGSPIHRDAQRIHGIESRLRHVLKGDHGSCSARTADISSMAATHADRRLHQLLFADCDYERTSSSSLPSISVHNCSEKGYSVVSVQCPDRPKLLFDMVYTLTDMDYVVFHGTIDTDDDLAHQEFYIRHKDGSPINSTAEQQRVIQILRAAIERRTSEGTRLELCIEDRLGLLSEVTRTFRENGLLIARAEVSTKGNVASNVFYVTDVAGQPADPKAVDAVREKIGPHFLLVKEEQRPRLPCPAADGGEEAQVAGNIGIYLGNLFRRNLFNLGLIKSCS from the exons ATGTGGCCTCCGACAGCACCCAGACGTCGACCAGAACCCAACACGAAGATCTCGGCGACGTGTCGCCCCCGACGGCGGGCCCCGCCGCCATCATCTCTGTCGGGGTGCGCCGCTGGGGTCCATTTCCACCCCCACCCACCCGCGCCGCTGATCCCTTCCCGCTTTAAATATTTCATTCCCTCACCGCCGCCCCGACTCAACTCAAATTCTGAAAATCTCTCAGTCCGGCCTGCGCCTTCCGTCTCCAGTCCCAGCCACAGAGTTAAGCCGCCGCAGATCGGGATGGCTCGTCCGGCGAACTTGAACGAGTACGAGAAGCTACTCCTTCGGATGGACAGCCCCAG GGTCGTCATCGACAATGCCGTCTGCGGCACGGCGACGCTTGTCAAG GTCGACAGCGCGAGAAAGCACGGCGTCCTCCTGGAGGCGGTGCAGGTACTCACCGACCTCAACCTCACCATCAAGAAGGCCTACATTTCGTCCGACGGCCGCTGGTTCATGGACGTCTTCCATGTCACCGACCAGTTCGGCCGCAAGCTCACCGACGAAAGCGTCATCTCCTACCTCGAACAG TCTTTGGACACCGACGGCGTCGAAGAACCCCATCGACCGAGCGAGGAGGCCGGGCTCACCAGCCTGGAGCTCACCGGCGATGACCGCCCAGGTTTGCTTTCCGAGGTCTTCGCCGTGCTCGTCGACCTCGGTTGTGCCGTGACGGAGGCCAAGGTGTGGACGCACGCCGGCCGGATCGCCTGCCTCGTCTCCGTCAAGGACGAGCTCTCCGGCTCCCCCATCCACCGCGATGCGCAGCGGATCCACGGAATCGAGTCTCGCCTCCGCCACGTCCTCAAGGGCGACCATGGATCGTGCAGCGCCCGCACCGCCGACATCTCCTCCATGGCCGCCACCCACGCTGACCGGCGCCTCCACCAGTTGCTGTTCGCCGACTGCGACTACGAGCGAACCTCTTCGTCCTCCCTTCCTTCCATCTCCGTTCACAATTGCTCCGAGAAAGGGTATTCCGTCGTCTCCGTGCAGTGCCCCGACCGCCCAAAGCTTCTCTTCGACATGGTCTACACGCTGACCGACATGGACTACGTCGTCTTCCACGGCACCATCGACACCGACGACGATTTAGCTCATCAG GAGTTCTACATAAGGCACAAAGACGGCAGCCCCATCAACTCGACAGCAGAGCAGCAGAGGGTGATCCAAATCCTGCGCGCGGCCATCGAAAGAAGAACATCAGAG GGAACGAGATTAGAACTCTGCATCGAGGACCGCCTGGGGCTGCTCTCCGAGGTCACGCGGACGTTCCGCGAGAACGGCTTACTGATCGCGAGAGCGGAAGTGTCGACGAAGGGAAACGTGGCCTCGAACGTCTTCTACGTCACTGACGTCGCCGGCCAGCCAGCCGACCCCAAGGCGGTCGACGCCGTCCGGGAAAAGATCGGCCCCCATTTCCTGCTCGTGAAGGAGGAGCAGAGGCCTCGGTTACCGTGCCCAGCAGCTGACGGCGGCGAGGAGGCGCAGGTGGCCGGCAACATCGGGATTTACTTGGGGAATCTGTTCCGGAGAAACCTGTTCAACTTAGGACTGATAAAGTCATGTTCTTAG